A region of the Anaerolineales bacterium genome:
GCCGAGGGGTAGCGCAGCGCGGCGGCGGTTCGGCCGAAGACCGCAATCCCCAGCGACTCGATGAAGGAATACAACGAAGGGAAGGGATGCCAGCCGAAGATCCCGAAAGGATTGTCGACGCCGCCGGTCCGGAATTGCAGGGCGTCCATCCCGGTCGAGCCCTCATCGCCGCTGAGCATGACCGGAATCTGCCCCACCAGGACGGCCCGCAGCAGGAACGCGGCCACAGTCAGGCCCGCCGCCCACAACAGTGCGTCCTTCGAAAGGGTTGCTTTCCCGGCGCGGGGGGCGAAATCCCAGCCGCCCAGGATCACCAGCGCGATCCCGCTGAGCCAGGCGAGTATCGCGGTCAGCGGGCTGATCATCAGCGAAGCGGTTCCGGCGGCGACCGTCGCCAAGCCGGCCAGCAGGACGCCCCCGCCCAGGCAGACCACCTGCGACGGGCGCGTGCCGAGCCGGGCGGCGGCCCATTCCAGCGGCGGATCCAGAACGGTCCGGCGGTCCAGACGCGAGGCGATGTGCATCCCGCCCATAAACAGGAGCAATCCGATCCCGAGAAAGGGGAGATAGGCGTTGGGGTTGTCGGCGGGGAGATCCGCCCGGAGCATGAGGGAAAGGAAACCGAACCAGAAACCCACAAACACCAGCGCTGTGCCCAACCGACGCCGTTCGATGTCGACCGGCGGAGGGGCTTCGGCCGGTGCGGCGCCGGTGGGCGGCGGAGCGGATTCCGGTGCGGGAGCCGCTGGCCGGGCCGCCTTTCGGGCTCGTTTGGCCGCCGCTTTCGGCGCGGCGAAGGCCGCGCAGGGTCCCGGCGCGGAGGCGAGAGGCTCAGGAAATCCGAGCAAGCCCGGAAGGCAACGCCGTTGGATGAAGAGGAGGCACGCCAGTCCGGCCGCCGCGGCAAGGCCCGGCAGGATTTGAAGTGCGGTTGTCAGCCCGGGATTGTCCATATTCCCTTTCTTCGCGGGTTTCGAAACGGATTATAGCGCAGGCAGGCCTCGTCCGCCCAAAGGCGTACCTAGGCCGGACGGCCGCGGATTTGGCCGGCGATGCGGCGCGGGATCGGCCGGGGAAGGCCGGCCGGGGTGAAGATATAATCCGGCTGCAAGCCGAAGGATAATGGGATGGCCGGACACGTACATCTACAGGAAGGGGGGCGATCGCTTTCGCGGCGGCTGGGGATCGCCGCCGGATTGACCGTGGCGTTGGTCGCGGCGGAGGCCGCCGCGGGCCTGTTCGGCAACAGCCTGGCCTTGCTGACCGATGCGGCCCACAACGTCACCGACGTGATCGCCCTGGGCCTGAGCTGGTATGCGATGCGTCTGGCGCTTCGTCCGGCGGATGCGGGCAAGACGTACGGATACCACCGCGCGGGGATCCTCGCCGCGCTGGTCAATTCCACCGGGCTGGTGCTGGTCGCGTTGGGGATTTTTTCCGAAGCCTACCGCCGGCTGCTGCAGCCGCCGGAGGTGGAGCCCGGAATCCTGGCCGGCGTGGGGGCTTTGGCCTTCGCGATCAACCTGGCCACCGCCCTGCTCATCCGGCGCGGCAGCGAGGGCGACCTGAACGTCCGCAGTGCGTTCGTCCATCTGATGGGCGACGTCTTTTCCACGCTGGGGGCGGTCGCCGCCGGCGCCGCGATCGCGCTGACC
Encoded here:
- a CDS encoding cation transporter — protein: MAGHVHLQEGGRSLSRRLGIAAGLTVALVAAEAAAGLFGNSLALLTDAAHNVTDVIALGLSWYAMRLALRPADAGKTYGYHRAGILAALVNSTGLVLVALGIFSEAYRRLLQPPEVEPGILAGVGALAFAINLATALLIRRGSEGDLNVRSAFVHLMGDVFSTLGAVAAGAAIALTGWNGWDALAGALTGVLILWNAWGILRETVQILLEGAPGDVDLERLVADLLKVKGVRGVHDLHVWSITRRLRMLSAHVRVDDITVRESAAVQAAIARLLCDRYGIRHATLQMECENCQPDTLYCDVSAESPESAGTAKRPPAKPARRRASR